In Spodoptera frugiperda isolate SF20-4 chromosome 28, AGI-APGP_CSIRO_Sfru_2.0, whole genome shotgun sequence, one genomic interval encodes:
- the LOC118265543 gene encoding uncharacterized protein LOC118265543: MNYSIHFVFLILCSKCIAVNINRIVVPPLVELGTESVILDCDYNTGKTPGPGLVIKWFFNGSTGLVYQWIPPLQPQVIGLLKGKVDMSFKISNESLQAYRAIKIINPGTHLSGNYTCVVSTFIAEDSQTRSMLVYSPGKSFQFDQEKKYVFLVTLKCVAEYLYPRPVMTILSKGKPLERAITDMRMDSWGMYTVETTALVHDDDVTSPWEEFVCVLSLPLANYTSNRTTIYYPGLMPTHSASIEVKKPMEHQASNSSTLRLGCTLLVTLLLSINFTL; encoded by the exons aatgTATTGCGGTGAACATAAACCGAATCGTGGTCCCGCCTCTAGTGGAGCTAGGCACGGAGTCAGTGATCCTAGACTGCGACTACAACACAGGCAAGACCCCAGGCCCAGGTCTCGTCATAAAGTGGTTCTTCAACGGGTCCACCGGCCTCGTCTACCAATGGATACCACCGCTACAACCTCAAGTTATTGGACTTTTAAAAGGAAAAGTCGATATGAGCTTTAAAATCTCGA atgaatcgtTACAGGCTTACAgagccattaaaataataaacccgGGGACACACCTCAGCGGTAACTACACATGTGTGGTGTCCACATTCATAGCAGAAGACAGTCAGACGAGATCCATGTTAGTGTACA GTCCGGGAAAGAGTTTCCAATTTGACCAGGAGAAGAAATACGTATTCTTAGTTACTTTGAAATGTGTAGCGGAGTATTTATATCCTCGGCCCGTGATGACTATTTTATCAAAGGG TAAACCACTGGAACGGGCGATCACGGACATGAGAATGGACTCCTGGGGCATGTACACCGTGGAGACCACGGCCCTGGTTCATGATGATGACGTCACCAGCCCTTGGGAGGAGTTCGTCTGCGTATTGAGCCTGCCTTTAGCTAATTACACTAGTAATAGAACTACTATTTATTATCCAG GTCTTATGCCGACGCATAGCGCAAGCATAGAAGTGAAGAAACCTATGGAACATCAAGCTAGCA ataGTTCAACGCTCCGGCTCGGGTGCACTTTACTAGTcactttattattaagtattaactTTACTCTTTAA